The Roseococcus microcysteis genome contains a region encoding:
- a CDS encoding Bug family tripartite tricarboxylate transporter substrate binding protein gives MRRRALLALPLLPATARAQPASIRLVIAFPPGGSTDILGRLLAPRLAARLGALVTPENRSGAGGAVASGHVAHSAPDGGTLLLDSGGQAVNPALMRGLGFDYARDLAPVTLLATLPLLLVARPGFGVGDVPALVERLRADPRHARYGSVGVGSRTHIAAAALLRRAGIAGEHVPYRGGADQVQGMLRGDVPFGFTSLALAAPLLADGRLRALGVSTATRAAALPDVKTIAEQGLPGFAHGDWVALLVPAGTPEGVVARLAEAAIEAMGEAEIAPRLAALGLQPEARGPAHLAAFLAEERALMARIIAEEEIRLD, from the coding sequence ATGAGGCGCCGCGCGCTGCTGGCCCTGCCGCTGCTGCCCGCCACGGCGCGCGCGCAGCCTGCCAGTATCCGCCTCGTCATCGCCTTTCCGCCCGGCGGCTCCACCGACATCCTGGGCCGGCTGCTGGCGCCGCGCCTGGCGGCACGGCTGGGCGCGCTGGTGACGCCCGAGAACCGCAGCGGCGCGGGCGGGGCCGTGGCTTCGGGCCATGTGGCGCATTCGGCGCCCGATGGGGGCACGCTGCTGCTCGATTCCGGGGGGCAGGCGGTAAACCCGGCCCTGATGCGCGGCCTCGGCTTCGACTATGCGCGCGACCTGGCGCCCGTCACCCTGCTGGCCACCCTGCCCCTGCTGCTGGTGGCGCGGCCGGGCTTCGGCGTGGGGGATGTGCCGGCCCTGGTCGAACGCCTGCGGGCCGATCCGCGCCACGCGCGCTATGGCAGCGTGGGCGTGGGCTCGCGCACCCATATCGCGGCCGCCGCCCTGCTGCGCCGCGCCGGCATCGCGGGCGAGCACGTGCCCTATCGCGGCGGGGCCGACCAGGTGCAGGGCATGCTGCGCGGCGATGTGCCCTTCGGCTTCACCTCGCTCGCCCTGGCCGCGCCGCTGCTGGCCGACGGACGGCTGCGGGCGCTGGGCGTCTCCACCGCCACCCGCGCGGCGGCGCTGCCGGACGTCAAAACGATCGCCGAACAGGGCCTCCCCGGCTTCGCCCATGGCGACTGGGTGGCGCTGCTGGTGCCGGCGGGCACGCCGGAGGGGGTGGTCGCGCGCCTGGCGGAAGCCGCCATCGAAGCGATGGGCGAGGCCGAGATCGCGCCCCGCCTCGCCGCCCTCGGCCTCCAGCCGGAGGCGCGGGGCCCGGCCCATCTCGCGGCATTCCTGGCGGAGGAGCGCGCCCTGATGGCGCGCATCATCGCCGAGGAGGAAATCCGCCTCGACTGA
- a CDS encoding thiazole synthase: MNATTLEDDGWTVAGRRFRSRLVVGTGRYKSLEETAASIAASGAEMVTVAVRRVNLSDPKAPMLQDFVPPTQYTYLPNTAGCHTAQDAVRTLRLAREAGGWNLVKLEVLGPPPFLYPDMAATFEAAAALLADNFEVMVYCADDPVAAKRLEEMGCVAIMPLGAPIGSGMGVVNPYMIRAIKAQAKVPVLVDAGIGTASEAAFAMELGCDAVLLNSAIAHAQDPVRMAAAMKHAVIAGRHAYLAGRMPRDYRADPSSPTTGTIR; the protein is encoded by the coding sequence ATGAACGCGACCACCTTGGAGGATGACGGCTGGACCGTGGCCGGGCGGCGCTTCCGCTCGCGCCTCGTGGTCGGCACGGGTCGCTACAAATCGCTGGAGGAGACGGCGGCCAGCATCGCCGCCAGCGGCGCCGAGATGGTGACGGTGGCCGTGCGCCGGGTGAACCTCAGCGACCCCAAGGCCCCCATGCTGCAGGATTTCGTCCCGCCCACCCAGTACACCTACCTGCCCAACACGGCCGGCTGCCACACGGCGCAGGACGCGGTGCGCACCCTGCGCCTGGCGCGCGAGGCCGGCGGCTGGAACCTGGTCAAGCTGGAGGTTCTGGGCCCGCCGCCCTTCCTCTACCCTGACATGGCCGCGACCTTCGAGGCCGCCGCCGCCCTGCTGGCCGACAATTTCGAGGTGATGGTCTATTGCGCCGATGACCCCGTGGCGGCCAAGCGCCTGGAGGAGATGGGCTGCGTGGCCATCATGCCGCTGGGTGCCCCGATCGGCTCCGGCATGGGGGTGGTGAACCCCTACATGATCCGCGCCATCAAGGCCCAGGCGAAGGTGCCGGTGCTGGTGGATGCGGGCATCGGCACGGCCAGCGAGGCCGCCTTCGCCATGGAACTGGGCTGCGACGCGGTGCTGCTGAACAGCGCCATTGCCCATGCCCAGGACCCGGTGCGGATGGCGGCGGCCATGAAGCATGCGGTGATCGCGGGGCGCCATGCCTATCTCGCGGGGCGGATGCCGCGCGACTACCGGGCGGACCCCTCCAGCCCGACCACCGGCACCATCCGCTGA
- the thiS gene encoding sulfur carrier protein ThiS, which translates to MTDTSLAGTRTAPTLRLTVNGEALSLPAGVSVAGLLDHLGLPRRKIAVERNLEIVPRSLYDETSLCDGDQIEIVHFIGGG; encoded by the coding sequence ATGACGGACACCTCCCTGGCCGGGACGCGCACGGCCCCCACCCTCCGCCTCACGGTGAATGGCGAGGCCCTCTCGCTGCCCGCGGGCGTGAGCGTGGCCGGGCTGCTGGACCATCTGGGCCTGCCCCGCCGCAAGATCGCGGTGGAACGCAACCTCGAGATCGTCCCGCGCTCCCTCTACGACGAGACGTCGCTTTGCGATGGCGACCAGATCGAGATCGTCCATTTCATCGGGGGCGGCTGA
- the aroQ gene encoding type II 3-dehydroquinate dehydratase, whose amino-acid sequence MQLVAVLNGPNLNMLGTREPEKYGTATLDDVEALCAEAAEELGLAIDFRQTNSEGELVTWIQECRGHAQGIVINPAGYTTTSVAVLDALLAVGLPVIEVHITNIHRREEFRQHSLVSKAATGVIAGLGVAGYALALQAMAGLIADGEDEE is encoded by the coding sequence ATGCAGCTCGTCGCCGTCCTGAACGGCCCCAACCTCAACATGCTCGGCACGCGGGAGCCGGAGAAATACGGCACCGCCACGCTGGACGATGTGGAGGCCCTCTGCGCCGAGGCGGCGGAGGAGCTGGGGCTGGCGATCGATTTCCGCCAGACCAATTCCGAGGGCGAGCTCGTCACCTGGATCCAGGAATGCCGGGGCCATGCGCAGGGCATCGTCATCAACCCGGCGGGCTACACCACCACCTCGGTGGCCGTGCTCGACGCGCTGCTCGCGGTCGGGCTGCCGGTGATCGAGGTGCACATCACGAACATCCACCGACGCGAGGAATTCCGTCAGCACAGCCTGGTCTCCAAGGCGGCGACGGGGGTCATCGCCGGGCTCGGGGTGGCCGGCTACGCGCTGGCGCTCCAGGCCATGGCGGGGCTGATCGCGGATGGTGAGGACGAGGAATAA
- the accB gene encoding acetyl-CoA carboxylase biotin carboxyl carrier protein, which yields MTSGIQFDPEAIRRLADILRETDLTEIELSEKDARIRVARVVTVAPAAPAYYPAPQAPAPAPVPVAPVAAAAAAADSLDPKHPGLVTSPMVGVAYLAPEPGAAPFVSLGSKVAVGQTLLLIEAMKTFNQIKATRAGTVTRILVEAGTPVEYGEPLVLVE from the coding sequence ATGACCAGCGGAATCCAGTTCGACCCGGAGGCGATCCGTCGCCTCGCGGACATCCTGCGTGAAACCGACCTGACCGAGATCGAGCTGTCCGAGAAGGATGCGCGCATCCGCGTGGCGCGGGTGGTGACGGTGGCGCCGGCGGCCCCCGCCTACTATCCGGCGCCCCAGGCGCCCGCCCCGGCCCCGGTGCCGGTGGCGCCCGTCGCCGCGGCGGCGGCGGCTGCTGATTCGCTCGACCCGAAGCATCCCGGGCTGGTGACCTCGCCGATGGTGGGCGTGGCCTACCTGGCGCCCGAGCCGGGCGCGGCGCCCTTCGTGAGCCTGGGCAGCAAGGTGGCGGTCGGCCAGACCCTGCTGCTGATCGAGGCCATGAAAACCTTCAACCAGATCAAGGCGACGCGGGCCGGCACCGTCACGCGCATCCTGGTCGAGGCCGGCACGCCCGTGGAATACGGGGAGCCGCTGGTGCTGGTGGAGTGA
- the accC gene encoding acetyl-CoA carboxylase biotin carboxylase subunit produces the protein MMKKVLIANRGEIALRVHRACQEMGIRTVAVHSTADETAMHVRLADESVCIGPPPARESYLNVANILSAAAITGADAIHPGYGFLSENAKFAEMVEAHGFTFIGPTADHIRMMGDKITAKDTMRRLGVPLVPGSKGALASLEEARSVAEEVMYPVLIKAAAGGGGRGMKVARDASELEEAWRVARTEAKAAFGNDEVYLEKYLDRPRHIELQVLADTHGNVVHFGERDCSLQRRHQKLVEEAGSPVLTPAERDALGAQVTAGLRQLGYRNAGTLEFLWQDGQFAFIEMNTRLQVEHPVTEMVCGVDLVREQIRVAAGEKLGYGQEDVRFSGHAIECRVTAEHPETFAPSPGRVTTYHAPGGLGVRVDSALYSGYSVPPHYDSLVAKLIVHAPTRAQAIARTRRALDEMVVDGIETTLPLHKRIMEDPEFQAGDYTIHWLERFVGRNG, from the coding sequence ATGATGAAAAAGGTCCTGATCGCCAATCGCGGCGAGATCGCGCTTCGCGTTCACCGCGCCTGCCAGGAAATGGGCATCCGCACCGTCGCCGTCCACAGCACGGCCGACGAGACGGCCATGCATGTGCGCCTGGCCGACGAAAGCGTGTGCATCGGCCCCCCGCCCGCACGGGAGAGCTATCTCAACGTCGCCAACATCCTCTCCGCCGCCGCCATCACCGGGGCGGACGCCATCCATCCGGGCTATGGCTTCCTCAGCGAAAACGCCAAGTTCGCGGAGATGGTGGAGGCGCACGGCTTCACCTTCATCGGCCCCACGGCGGACCACATCCGCATGATGGGCGACAAGATCACCGCCAAGGACACCATGCGCCGCCTGGGCGTGCCGCTGGTGCCGGGGTCGAAGGGCGCGCTGGCCTCGCTGGAGGAGGCGCGTTCCGTGGCCGAGGAGGTCATGTACCCCGTGCTGATCAAGGCCGCGGCGGGCGGCGGCGGGCGCGGCATGAAGGTGGCCCGCGATGCCTCCGAGCTCGAGGAGGCCTGGCGCGTGGCCCGCACCGAGGCCAAGGCCGCCTTCGGCAATGACGAGGTCTATCTCGAGAAATACCTCGACCGCCCCCGCCACATCGAGTTGCAGGTCCTGGCCGACACCCACGGCAATGTCGTGCATTTCGGCGAGCGTGACTGCTCGCTCCAGCGCCGCCACCAGAAGCTGGTGGAGGAAGCGGGCAGCCCCGTGCTGACGCCCGCCGAGCGCGACGCGCTGGGCGCCCAGGTGACGGCGGGCCTGCGGCAACTGGGCTACCGCAACGCCGGCACGCTGGAATTCCTGTGGCAGGATGGGCAGTTCGCCTTCATCGAGATGAACACCCGCCTGCAGGTGGAACATCCCGTCACCGAGATGGTCTGCGGCGTGGACCTGGTGCGCGAGCAGATCCGCGTCGCCGCCGGCGAGAAGCTGGGCTACGGCCAGGAGGATGTGCGCTTCTCCGGCCACGCCATCGAGTGCCGCGTGACGGCCGAACACCCCGAGACCTTCGCGCCCTCGCCGGGCCGCGTCACGACCTACCACGCGCCGGGGGGCCTCGGCGTGCGGGTGGATAGCGCGCTCTATTCCGGCTATTCGGTGCCGCCGCATTACGACAGCCTGGTGGCCAAGCTGATCGTCCATGCGCCCACCCGCGCCCAGGCCATCGCCCGCACCCGGCGCGCGCTGGACGAGATGGTGGTGGACGGCATCGAGACCACGCTGCCGCTACACAAGCGCATCATGGAAGACCCGGAATTCCAGGCCGGCGACTACACGATCCATTGGCTGGAACGGTTCGTGGGCCGGAACGGCTGA